A stretch of the TM7 phylum sp. oral taxon 349 genome encodes the following:
- the tsaE gene encoding tRNA (adenosine(37)-N6)-threonylcarbamoyltransferase complex ATPase subunit type 1 TsaE: MTHEVVVQTVDELIALGERIGARLAGGETIELVGDIGAGKTMLTKGLARGMGIAEEVQSPTFTLSRVYDAPNGRRLAHYDFYRLNNAGIMQAELAEVVQDARTVTVIEWAAVVGDVLPDDTLRITICVQADDTRRLELEAGGKCSKHIVQELMK, from the coding sequence ATGACACACGAGGTAGTCGTACAAACGGTAGATGAGCTGATAGCGCTTGGTGAGCGTATAGGCGCGCGACTTGCGGGCGGCGAGACGATTGAATTGGTCGGTGATATTGGCGCGGGCAAAACAATGCTGACGAAGGGGTTGGCGCGCGGCATGGGAATAGCCGAAGAGGTGCAGAGTCCGACATTTACACTGAGTCGCGTATACGATGCGCCGAACGGGCGTCGGCTGGCGCACTATGATTTTTATCGTTTGAACAACGCGGGAATTATGCAGGCGGAACTTGCCGAGGTAGTGCAGGACGCACGGACGGTGACGGTGATTGAGTGGGCGGCAGTGGTCGGCGATGTATTGCCGGACGACACTCTGCGAATCACTATCTGTGTGCAGGCCGACGACACGCGCCGGCTGGAACTTGAGGCGGGCGGTAAATGCAGTAAGCATATCGTGCAGGAGCTAATGAAATGA
- a CDS encoding nucleotide exchange factor GrpE — protein MTKQKKAEEYEQLIGELTQDLQRTRADFENYRKRMESEKQAARQAGETKAILKLLAVIDTIERAVANVPADLANNPWAKGIAGIDKQLAKQLEALGVKKIAAAPGTMFNPELHQAVQFDEESEGDSEVIAEEMQAGYTLNGVPIRHAMVRVVRK, from the coding sequence ATGACAAAGCAAAAAAAAGCAGAAGAGTATGAGCAATTAATTGGTGAGTTGACGCAGGACTTGCAGCGTACGCGGGCGGATTTTGAAAATTATCGCAAGCGCATGGAAAGTGAAAAACAAGCGGCGCGCCAGGCGGGTGAAACGAAGGCGATTTTGAAGTTGCTCGCAGTAATAGATACAATTGAGCGGGCAGTGGCGAATGTACCGGCGGACTTAGCAAATAATCCATGGGCAAAAGGCATTGCGGGCATTGATAAGCAGCTCGCGAAACAGCTTGAGGCGCTCGGTGTGAAAAAAATTGCCGCTGCGCCGGGTACGATGTTTAATCCGGAATTGCACCAGGCAGTGCAATTTGACGAAGAATCTGAAGGTGACAGCGAAGTTATCGCTGAGGAAATGCAAGCTGGCTACACGTTAAATGGTGTACCAATTCGCCATGCGATGGTGCGTGTCGTACGGAAATGA
- the dnaK gene encoding molecular chaperone DnaK → MGKIIGIDLGTTNSAFAYLVAGKPEVITNAEGNRTTPSVVAINKKGERLVGQVAQRQRVTNAKNTIYGVKRLIGRKFSDKEVQKDLDIMPYKIVKKGSGVAVEMGGKEYTPEEVSAMILSKIKADAEAFLGEKVTEAVITVPAYFDDSQRQATKDAGKIAGLEVKRIINEPTAAALAYGLEKGKNDETIVVFDLGGGTFDVSVLELGDGVFEVKSTNGDTHLGGEDFDNAIVNYFLDDFKSKEGIDLRKDNAAMQRLKDEAEKAKKELSSTTEYEVNIPFITADADGPKHFELSLTRAKLEDLVKDLLDRLDGPVEKALKDAKLSKSDINNIVMVGGMTRMPAVVERVKKLFGKDPMQGVNPDEVVAVGAAIQGGVLAGDVKDVLLLDVTPLSLGIETMGGVSTKLIERNTTVPTSKSEVFSTASDNQPQVEIHVLQGEREFANDNKSLGRFILDGIAPAPRGVPQIEVTFNIDANGILNVTAKDKGTGKEQSITIQNSGNMSKEDIEKAQKEAELHADEDKKKREAIDAKNQLENAIYQAKKMPDEYKDKISDDDKKAIEDAVKEAEKHKESEDKDELEVALKALNDAIMPIGAKMYQQAANDKKADESKSDDKKSDKDEPVEGEVVDEKK, encoded by the coding sequence ATGGGTAAAATTATCGGTATTGACCTTGGCACGACCAACAGCGCGTTTGCATATTTGGTGGCGGGTAAACCGGAGGTTATCACAAATGCAGAAGGTAATCGAACAACGCCGTCGGTCGTAGCGATTAATAAAAAAGGCGAGCGCCTTGTTGGGCAGGTGGCGCAGCGCCAGCGCGTGACGAACGCAAAAAACACGATTTATGGCGTGAAGCGTCTGATTGGCCGTAAATTTAGCGATAAAGAAGTCCAAAAAGATCTAGACATCATGCCGTACAAGATTGTCAAAAAAGGTAGCGGCGTAGCGGTCGAGATGGGCGGCAAGGAATACACGCCAGAAGAAGTTTCGGCGATGATTTTGAGCAAAATTAAAGCTGATGCCGAGGCATTTCTTGGCGAAAAGGTGACCGAAGCGGTTATCACTGTGCCAGCGTACTTTGATGATTCGCAGCGCCAGGCGACGAAGGATGCCGGCAAGATCGCCGGCTTGGAAGTCAAGCGTATTATCAACGAACCGACAGCTGCGGCTTTGGCATACGGTTTGGAAAAAGGTAAGAATGATGAAACGATCGTTGTGTTTGATCTTGGTGGGGGTACCTTTGATGTTAGTGTTTTGGAGCTGGGCGACGGTGTGTTTGAAGTAAAAAGTACGAATGGCGACACGCACCTCGGCGGCGAGGACTTCGACAATGCGATCGTGAATTATTTCCTTGACGATTTCAAATCCAAAGAGGGAATTGATCTACGTAAAGATAACGCAGCGATGCAACGCCTGAAGGATGAGGCAGAAAAAGCTAAGAAAGAGTTGTCGTCGACTACGGAGTATGAAGTAAACATTCCGTTTATTACCGCCGACGCCGACGGTCCAAAACATTTTGAGCTTAGTCTGACGCGCGCGAAGCTGGAAGATCTTGTGAAAGATTTGCTTGACCGCTTGGATGGTCCGGTTGAAAAAGCGCTCAAAGATGCGAAGCTATCAAAATCAGACATTAATAATATCGTGATGGTTGGTGGCATGACGCGCATGCCGGCAGTCGTTGAGCGGGTGAAAAAACTATTTGGTAAAGACCCGATGCAAGGTGTTAATCCGGACGAGGTTGTGGCGGTTGGAGCGGCGATCCAGGGCGGCGTGCTAGCGGGCGACGTGAAAGATGTGCTGCTGCTTGACGTGACGCCGCTAAGTCTTGGCATCGAAACGATGGGCGGCGTGTCGACGAAGCTGATTGAGCGCAACACCACCGTGCCAACCAGCAAATCGGAAGTTTTCTCGACGGCAAGCGATAACCAGCCGCAAGTGGAAATCCATGTTCTGCAGGGCGAACGCGAATTTGCAAACGATAATAAAAGCTTAGGGCGCTTTATTCTAGATGGTATCGCACCGGCGCCACGCGGCGTACCACAGATTGAGGTAACGTTTAATATTGATGCGAACGGTATTTTGAATGTAACAGCGAAAGATAAAGGTACAGGCAAAGAGCAGTCTATTACTATTCAGAACTCTGGCAACATGAGTAAGGAGGATATTGAAAAAGCGCAAAAAGAAGCCGAGTTGCACGCTGACGAGGATAAGAAAAAGCGCGAAGCAATTGACGCGAAGAATCAGCTTGAGAACGCGATTTATCAGGCGAAAAAAATGCCGGACGAGTATAAAGACAAAATCTCTGACGATGACAAAAAAGCGATTGAAGACGCTGTAAAAGAAGCTGAAAAACATAAGGAGTCGGAAGATAAAGATGAGCTAGAGGTGGCTTTGAAAGCACTGAATGACGCCATTATGCCGATCGGAGCAAAGATGTATCAGCAAGCTGCTAACGACAAAAAAGCTGACGAGTCAAAATCGGACGATAAAAAATCCGATAAGGACGAACCGGTTGAGGGTGAGGTGGTTGACGAGAAAAAGTAA
- a CDS encoding HIT domain-containing protein produces MYRTRKTEKRYALQRKQAKAAGICCDFCEFTSTHPQVKEEFSYFWVARNNFPYSVWDGCDVADHVMIVPKRHIEGVHVFTAAERQEFINIIAAYEVRGYSFYARPPKSAQKSVAHQHTHLIKNYGAPKKVQLSVEKPYIMIAK; encoded by the coding sequence ATGTATCGGACACGCAAAACTGAAAAACGCTACGCGCTGCAGCGCAAGCAGGCAAAAGCAGCGGGGATTTGCTGTGATTTTTGCGAGTTTACCTCGACGCACCCACAGGTCAAAGAGGAGTTTTCGTATTTTTGGGTTGCTCGGAATAATTTTCCCTATAGCGTATGGGATGGCTGCGATGTTGCTGATCATGTAATGATCGTGCCAAAACGCCATATCGAGGGTGTTCATGTCTTTACAGCAGCAGAGCGCCAGGAATTTATCAATATTATCGCAGCGTACGAAGTGCGCGGCTATTCGTTTTATGCTCGTCCGCCGAAAAGCGCACAGAAATCGGTTGCACATCAGCACACGCATCTAATAAAAAACTATGGTGCGCCAAAAAAAGTCCAGCTCAGTGTTGAGAAACCGTATATTATGATCGCAAAATAA
- a CDS encoding acyl-CoA thioesterase → MAKKLKRISLVLLSIIAAIALLIVGVRAYNDHVYGGKAYKFDAPAYFRDPANLSLYPTNIDGVDVRRVDDGAAQGFHLVPREIKHKGIIIVYGGSDGTPNYAQAVDFAKNGYEVLSLFMFGQKNQPKTLARVPLEQFERVLRYVEAHARSTSPLTVMGTSKGAEYVLNLTSKYPQINNAILAAPSAYNFNGLDFENYGSSWTWQGKELPYVDIQKTSFGHFIGDMIVPMIAKAPVTYKNAYQAAVDMDENNESKKIPLNTKANLLIIAGSDDQMWNSASMGKSIKDQRPQNTDLAIYGGAGHVFAGNGVLSTKSIRMNVGGTTDANTRAARESRKLMYDRLQIWHP, encoded by the coding sequence ATGGCTAAAAAACTAAAACGAATTAGTCTTGTACTACTTAGTATTATCGCTGCGATTGCATTGCTTATCGTTGGTGTGCGGGCATACAACGACCATGTGTATGGTGGCAAAGCATACAAATTTGATGCGCCGGCGTATTTTCGCGATCCGGCGAATTTATCACTCTACCCAACTAATATTGATGGAGTGGATGTGCGACGCGTTGATGACGGTGCGGCGCAGGGATTCCATCTCGTACCGCGCGAAATTAAGCATAAAGGTATAATCATCGTTTACGGCGGATCGGATGGTACACCGAATTACGCACAGGCGGTTGACTTTGCAAAGAATGGTTACGAGGTATTATCGTTGTTTATGTTTGGGCAGAAAAATCAGCCAAAAACATTGGCGCGCGTACCACTTGAGCAGTTTGAAAGGGTACTGCGTTATGTAGAAGCGCACGCTAGGAGCACATCGCCATTGACAGTGATGGGTACGTCGAAAGGCGCGGAATATGTACTTAACCTCACGTCGAAATATCCGCAAATCAATAATGCGATCTTGGCGGCACCATCAGCATATAATTTCAACGGGCTTGATTTTGAAAATTATGGTTCGTCGTGGACGTGGCAAGGTAAGGAGCTGCCGTATGTTGATATCCAAAAAACAAGTTTCGGACATTTTATTGGTGATATGATAGTTCCGATGATAGCAAAAGCGCCGGTTACATATAAAAACGCGTACCAAGCGGCGGTTGATATGGATGAGAACAATGAGAGCAAGAAGATTCCGCTCAATACCAAAGCGAACCTATTGATTATTGCGGGCAGCGATGATCAAATGTGGAACAGCGCCAGCATGGGTAAAAGCATTAAAGACCAGCGACCGCAGAATACTGATCTGGCGATATACGGTGGGGCGGGGCATGTGTTTGCGGGTAACGGTGTATTGTCAACGAAGTCAATACGCATGAACGTTGGCGGCACGACGGACGCAAATACGCGGGCAGCGCGCGAAAGCCGCAAGCTGATGTACGATAGACTGCAGATATGGCATCCGTAG
- a CDS encoding alpha/beta hydrolase, whose protein sequence is MIFHTPGNYRKNHSIIKFAKSAIETDLTVVFIHGLYGTAGDRGSKSYILGEKIRCLGVANVAYLNSSRDWKIYKSGDEKKAFCEKTFDEERRDILDMFRVLNERAPEVFGAWQKRYQIVANSMGGTMASTLREVFSRVEKIVLCGSGTGASSATKPILSTYPSKRYVTSAAATFTGDVLLLQGEKDAVVPLWSQDELLAAYSSARLAVKKIVPGANHNFSKIDGGNQPLAYELYVSVIFSFLMGVE, encoded by the coding sequence ATGATATTTCACACCCCAGGAAATTATCGTAAAAATCACAGCATCATTAAGTTTGCGAAGAGCGCAATTGAGACGGATTTGACGGTCGTGTTCATTCACGGTCTTTACGGCACGGCGGGCGATAGGGGCTCGAAGTCGTACATTTTGGGCGAGAAAATTCGCTGTTTGGGCGTAGCGAATGTGGCTTATCTTAATTCGTCGCGGGATTGGAAAATTTATAAATCGGGCGATGAAAAGAAGGCTTTTTGCGAGAAAACTTTCGACGAGGAGCGCCGCGATATTTTGGATATGTTTCGCGTTTTAAATGAGCGCGCGCCGGAAGTTTTTGGCGCGTGGCAAAAGCGTTATCAAATCGTGGCGAATTCTATGGGCGGCACTATGGCGAGTACGCTGCGCGAGGTTTTTTCGCGTGTCGAGAAAATTGTTTTGTGCGGTTCGGGCACCGGCGCTAGTTCGGCGACGAAACCGATTCTTTCGACTTATCCGTCCAAGCGTTACGTCACCAGCGCGGCGGCGACTTTCACGGGCGATGTGCTGCTGCTTCAGGGCGAAAAGGACGCGGTCGTGCCGCTGTGGTCGCAGGACGAATTGTTGGCGGCGTACAGCTCGGCGAGGCTTGCTGTCAAAAAGATAGTCCCCGGCGCAAATCATAATTTTTCGAAAATTGATGGCGGTAATCAGCCATTGGCGTACGAGTTGTACGTTAGTGTGATTTTTAGTTTTTTGATGGGCGTTGAGTAA
- a CDS encoding transcriptional regulator, whose protein sequence is MTDRQQAILAAIIEQYAEIAAPVGSVTLAKLFGVSSATIRSEMAKLEDMGFIEAPHTSAGRIPTDKGYRFYVNGITEATMTELPSGIDRSARAIEAHVSSHINKADRAIRSAVDSLVDLTGNFGFATIGSELYMNGIANLFSHPEFREGDHVRAVATLIDNIEPWLSEAQPNEPLNVFIGSENPIGKSSGATLIISRFRSPFSDRSYIGIIGPTRQHYRRTMELVRRAGTMLEEVL, encoded by the coding sequence ATGACCGACCGCCAACAAGCGATTTTAGCAGCGATTATTGAACAATACGCCGAGATTGCGGCGCCCGTAGGCAGCGTTACGCTAGCGAAACTTTTTGGCGTAAGCAGTGCGACGATTCGCAGCGAAATGGCGAAACTTGAAGATATGGGATTTATTGAAGCGCCGCATACGAGCGCGGGGCGTATTCCGACCGACAAAGGTTATCGGTTTTATGTGAATGGTATCACCGAAGCGACGATGACGGAGTTGCCGAGCGGCATTGACCGCAGTGCGCGAGCGATTGAGGCTCATGTCAGTTCGCACATCAACAAGGCTGATCGGGCAATTCGTTCGGCAGTTGATAGTCTGGTGGATTTGACGGGAAATTTTGGATTTGCGACGATTGGCAGCGAGCTGTATATGAACGGTATCGCGAATTTGTTTAGCCACCCGGAGTTTCGCGAAGGCGACCATGTGCGCGCCGTTGCGACATTGATTGACAATATTGAGCCGTGGCTGAGCGAGGCACAGCCAAATGAGCCGCTCAATGTCTTTATTGGCAGCGAAAATCCGATCGGCAAATCAAGCGGCGCAACACTTATTATTAGCCGGTTCCGCTCGCCATTCAGCGATCGCAGCTACATTGGCATTATTGGTCCAACACGCCAGCATTATCGCCGTACGATGGAATTGGTCCGACGCGCCGGAACGATGTTAGAGGAGGTTTTATAG
- a CDS encoding succinylglutamate desuccinylase/aspartoacylase family protein: MVKAFPNILLIGASHGNELLGPKLFSHLLQHRKEVLEYVDILIGNPRAFAACKRYIESDINRSYNTALDTYESRRADYIKNYIAVNKPDLVIDFHTTTAIQPNCLIVSTINDSEVRRYMRASHVNNVIVVHPLHDITEVAPHFIAYEIPNDNINTALLDAICDDIMRFVRSEVASNNKVVYQMQGKILTNNDSDILSSRDNFVYRKDLRYTPSFIGEKAYKEDGTYIGFTLSEPREISL; encoded by the coding sequence ATGGTAAAAGCATTCCCAAATATATTACTCATTGGCGCAAGTCACGGCAACGAGCTGCTTGGTCCAAAGTTATTTAGCCACTTATTGCAGCACAGGAAAGAAGTGCTAGAGTATGTTGATATACTCATCGGTAACCCGCGGGCATTTGCAGCATGTAAACGGTATATTGAATCGGATATAAATCGGAGTTACAACACAGCACTTGATACGTATGAATCTCGGCGGGCGGATTATATAAAGAATTATATCGCGGTGAATAAACCTGATTTGGTAATTGATTTTCATACGACAACTGCAATACAGCCAAATTGTTTGATAGTCTCAACGATCAACGATAGTGAAGTACGGCGGTATATGAGAGCGAGCCATGTAAATAATGTCATCGTCGTACATCCACTGCACGATATTACAGAAGTTGCACCACACTTTATCGCCTACGAAATTCCAAATGACAATATCAATACGGCTCTACTGGATGCAATTTGTGATGATATAATGCGTTTTGTTCGCAGTGAAGTGGCAAGCAATAACAAAGTCGTCTATCAAATGCAAGGTAAAATACTGACTAACAACGATAGTGATATATTGAGCAGTAGAGATAACTTTGTCTACCGAAAAGACTTACGTTATACACCGTCATTTATCGGAGAGAAAGCATACAAAGAGGACGGAACATACATCGGGTTTACGTTGAGCGAACCGAGAGAAATTAGTTTATAG
- a CDS encoding guanylate kinase, which yields MLENNLKNLIKNYQPNQAASDVVQRTKIVLLVGISGAGKDTVKRRLLEDNEFADIVSYTTRQPRQNAGVLETPGVDYHFIDEAAVVNMLENHEFIEAKFVHGTVYGTGAKEIQAIAEAGKIAVTDIDVQGVSEYKKLSGDVVARWLMRSVSCVTVQRRRIWVER from the coding sequence ATGCTTGAAAATAACCTAAAAAATCTGATCAAAAACTACCAACCGAACCAAGCAGCCAGTGATGTGGTGCAGCGAACTAAAATCGTGCTGTTGGTCGGTATTTCTGGCGCGGGCAAGGACACTGTGAAGCGCCGTTTGCTTGAAGATAACGAGTTTGCTGACATCGTGTCCTACACCACGCGGCAGCCGCGGCAAAACGCTGGCGTATTGGAAACGCCGGGTGTTGATTATCATTTTATTGATGAGGCGGCGGTGGTGAATATGCTGGAAAATCACGAGTTTATCGAGGCGAAATTCGTGCACGGCACGGTTTATGGCACCGGCGCGAAGGAAATTCAGGCGATCGCCGAGGCGGGCAAAATCGCCGTGACCGACATCGATGTGCAGGGCGTGAGCGAATATAAAAAGCTGTCCGGGGACGTGGTGGCGAGATGGTTGATGCGCTCAGTGTCATGTGTCACCGTTCAGAGGCGCAGAATCTGGGTAGAGAGGTAA